From Pseudomonas putida, one genomic window encodes:
- a CDS encoding heme-binding protein yields the protein MHSKPVIGQTEVARLLAAARQEALAHQWNVTIAVVDDGGHPLGLERMDGCAAASAYIAVEKARSSALGRKETRDYEQMVNGGRTAFVTAPLLTCLEGGVPLRVDGQVVGAIGVSGVKPEQDAQVAKAGAAAIT from the coding sequence ATGCATAGCAAGCCCGTGATAGGCCAGACCGAAGTTGCCCGCCTGCTCGCAGCCGCGCGCCAGGAGGCTCTGGCGCATCAGTGGAATGTCACCATCGCGGTGGTCGACGACGGCGGCCATCCCCTTGGCCTGGAGCGCATGGATGGCTGCGCGGCAGCCAGCGCCTACATCGCCGTTGAAAAGGCCCGCAGCTCGGCCTTGGGGCGCAAGGAAACGCGTGATTACGAACAGATGGTCAACGGTGGGCGTACCGCGTTCGTCACAGCGCCGCTGCTGACCTGCCTGGAGGGCGGCGTGCCGTTGCGGGTGGATGGCCAGGTGGTTGGCGCCATCGGTGTGTCCGGGGTCAAGCCTGAGCAGGATGCCCAGGTGGCCAAGGCCGGGGCAGCGGCCATCACGTAA
- the glcF gene encoding glycolate oxidase subunit GlcF, with protein sequence MQTNLSESAKRLARAEEAQSILRACVHCGFCTATCPTYQLLGDELDGPRGRIYLIKQVLEGAPVTASTQLHLDRCLSCRNCETTCPSGVKYHDLLDIGRAVVEQQVPRPLGERLLRQGLRAVVPRPALFKALTRAGQALRPVLPAPLKSKLPAQVAAPGKRPAVRHARRVLLLEGCVQPALSPNTNAATARLLDRLGISVEPAFEAGCCGAVDYHLNAQEQGLQRARRNIDAWWPAIEAGAEAIVQTASGCGAFVRDYGHLLEKDPLYAAKAARVSALSRDLVEVLRDEPVEQLGVCHEQRLAFHCPCTLQHALKLGGQVERLLARLGFTLTPVPDSHLCCGSAGTYSLTQPALSRQLRDNRLNALESGKPQVIATANIGCQTHLNGAGRTPVRHWIEIIEAALNPENSHA encoded by the coding sequence ATGCAAACCAACCTGAGCGAAAGCGCCAAGCGCCTGGCCCGCGCCGAAGAGGCCCAGAGTATCCTGCGCGCGTGCGTGCACTGCGGCTTCTGCACGGCCACCTGCCCAACCTACCAGCTCCTCGGCGATGAACTGGACGGACCGCGCGGGCGCATCTACCTGATCAAGCAAGTGCTCGAAGGTGCACCCGTCACCGCCAGCACCCAACTGCACCTGGACCGCTGCCTGAGCTGTCGCAACTGTGAGACCACCTGCCCGTCAGGGGTCAAATACCATGACCTGCTGGACATCGGCCGCGCCGTGGTCGAGCAGCAGGTGCCCCGCCCGCTCGGCGAGCGCCTGCTGCGCCAGGGTTTGCGTGCAGTGGTGCCGCGCCCGGCGCTGTTCAAGGCGCTGACCCGCGCAGGCCAGGCCCTGCGCCCCGTCCTGCCGGCCCCCCTCAAGAGCAAGTTGCCCGCCCAGGTGGCCGCCCCTGGCAAGCGCCCGGCGGTGCGCCACGCGCGCCGCGTGCTGCTGCTTGAAGGCTGCGTGCAGCCGGCCCTGTCGCCCAACACCAACGCCGCCACCGCGCGGTTGCTGGACCGCCTGGGCATCAGCGTCGAGCCGGCGTTCGAAGCCGGCTGCTGTGGCGCGGTGGATTACCACCTCAATGCCCAGGAGCAGGGCCTGCAGCGTGCCCGGCGCAACATCGATGCCTGGTGGCCCGCCATCGAAGCGGGCGCAGAAGCCATCGTGCAGACGGCCAGCGGCTGCGGCGCCTTCGTGCGTGACTACGGCCACCTGCTGGAAAAGGATCCGCTTTACGCGGCCAAGGCTGCAAGGGTCAGCGCGCTGTCACGCGACCTGGTGGAAGTGCTGCGCGATGAACCGGTCGAGCAATTGGGCGTGTGCCACGAACAACGCCTGGCGTTTCATTGCCCGTGCACCCTGCAGCACGCCCTCAAGCTCGGTGGCCAGGTGGAGCGCTTGCTGGCGCGGCTGGGCTTCACCCTCACCCCAGTGCCGGACAGCCATTTGTGCTGCGGCTCTGCCGGTACCTACTCGCTGACCCAGCCAGCGCTGTCGCGGCAACTGCGCGATAACCGACTCAACGCGCTGGAAAGCGGCAAGCCGCAAGTCATCGCCACCGCCAACATTGGGTGCCAGACCCACCTCAATGGTGCCGGGCGCACACCGGTACGGCACTGGATCGAAATCATCGAAGCAGCCCTGAACCCGGAGAACAGCCATGCATAG